From the Ignavibacteria bacterium genome, the window GAATAAAAAAGCTTGTGAGCTTTACGGGTTTAGTGAACAGGATTTCCTTAACCGAAGGAATGCAGAGTTGAGCTCAGATCCGAATTCTTACAAAAAATATTTTCAAGATTTTATAAAATCCAAAAAGGAATATTCTGAATTTGAATATCCTTTTACCGCCTCAAATGGCCAAAGTAAAATCATTGAGGAGAAGAATCTGCTGATAAAGCTTCCTGAATATAAAGATTCGGTCATTCTTTCAATTTCGAGAGATATTACTGAAAAGAAAATGATTCATGAAGAGCTTAAAGATTCTGAATTAAGATACAAAAAGCTGAACGAAACTAAAGATAGATTCTTATCAATTCTCTCTCACGATCTGCGAGCACCGACTGCAAGTATAATTGGAATGGTTAATGCCTTGATAGAACAGCCCACTGCGGATCACAAAGAACTTTCATATTATTTGAACTTAGTTCATTCGTCTGCGAAGCATCAATTAAATTTGATAACGAATTTACTCGATTGGTCAAATATTGAATCCGGCAAAGAGAAATTTTCTCCAACTCAAAGAAATCTTCGTTTTGCAGTTCGTGAAGCAATAAATTCTGTAGGAGGACTGGCGCATCAAAAAGAAATTAAAATTATCAGCGGTGTTGATGACGTAGTAGTTCTGATCGACGGGCATCTTTTTGAGAGATTGTTGATTAATCTTCTTTCCAACTCTATAAAATTCAGTCACGAGAAAAGTAAAATTGAAGTTACCTCACAGCTTAAGCCAAACGGTCTTATTGAATTGTGCGTCACCGACTATGGAATCGGGATACCGAAAGAAATCCAATCAAAATTATTCGACTTCAGAGAAAAAATTTCGAGAAGAGGAACTAAGGGGGAACGCGGAACCGGGCTCGGGCTCTCACTATGCAGGGAGATCGTACAGTTTCACGGCGGTGAGTTAAAAATTGAGAGCCCAATTAAAGCAAGTGGTAAGAAGAAGAAAGCGGATAAATCTTCAGGCGGGACAAAGATTTTCTTTACATTAAAAATCGCTGTGCCGAAAGTTTTCATTTCTGATTCACTCGTAAATAAACAAATTGAAAAAATATTAAAAGGGGAGCTTAGAAATTATAAAATTCAAATCGGTAATGTTTCGAAGGAGCTGAAAAGTATTGAAAGAGAATACTACTCATTGATCATTCTTGACAATAGAAATAATGGGAGTACAGACGAATTAAAAAAGATCAAGAAATGGCATCAGACACTTCAAAATATCTGGATCGTTGATGACTCGATTTCAGCGTCTAACGATTCTGATATTAAATACCTACTACAAAAAGAATTTGCAAAAGAATTGGGGAATGAGCTGCACAAATATTTTTTTGAATTAAAGCAGCAGGCAGCTCTAGTCGAGAAGAAACCTAAATAAACAGATTCCAGAGAATATAATCGAGAATTAAAATTATCGCGGCTGAAAGAACGAATGAGCGAATGGTCGAAAGCCCAACTCCTTCTGCGCCTCCCTCAGTTTTAAAACCAATATGACAACCAATCAGTGAAGTAAACGCCCCGAAAAAAGTTGCTTTAACTAATCCATAAACAAAATCACCGAAAACAAAAAAACTTCTTACGGATTCAAAAAATACATTGAACGAAATTCCAAGGAAGAAGTTTGAAACGAAATAGGCGCCGCAAACTGCAATCAGATCGGCAAAAATTACTAATATCGGCATCATGATTAATGCAGCTAAGTATCTTGGCATAGCTAAATATCGAATTGGATTAATTGACATTGTCTCAAGCGCATCGATTTGTTCTGTGACTTTCATCGTACCAAGCTCTGCAGCAATTGATGCACCGACTCGCCCTGCGATTACAATTCCAGTAAGAACAGGACCTAACTCAGTTATAACCGCACGAACTGTTGCACCTCCGATGAACGAAAGCGGTGCGAGCCCTTTTAATTGGTATGCAGCCTGCCAGGCAGAAACTGCTCCAGTAAAAATCGCAATTATAAA encodes:
- a CDS encoding PAS domain S-box protein; translation: MNLGRNPESKWSHCFSPHPRRKMMKKKIKENKETSIKKTFSQSSSIQDVNSSIIDNFPDPILIVVRNEEKKVILKSFNPKAQDLFEINLSDAISKELKIFWPYDYWKETKSKVRKAVKKKSSEIIDPFVLEKSQEKKILSIKFFRLDDHTAGILLLDSTDQQKSQQSILEEKIKYEEFYKNTPVMITTLDQNGTILDANAHWYVKTSYSRNQIIGKKLFDLLTFGSKQKFSTDGFNELLKTGHLSNYEVQIVKKNNELLEGIIDARALFDIHGQFLKCYITINDVTALKELSEEYESSELKYSQLFESAIEPIVIYSLDEGIIDCNSKAETLFSKSKDEIFGLTLSEFSFYGQSKKSGQDEYLDNALQNVVENQFYSFIWKVHSGKQIIECEVSAGLMEIKGKKIILLFLRDRTEQLLAERKLQLNEEKFRTIWNESDDALKLSNKSGSILLVNKKACELYGFSEQDFLNRRNAELSSDPNSYKKYFQDFIKSKKEYSEFEYPFTASNGQSKIIEEKNLLIKLPEYKDSVILSISRDITEKKMIHEELKDSELRYKKLNETKDRFLSILSHDLRAPTASIIGMVNALIEQPTADHKELSYYLNLVHSSAKHQLNLITNLLDWSNIESGKEKFSPTQRNLRFAVREAINSVGGLAHQKEIKIISGVDDVVVLIDGHLFERLLINLLSNSIKFSHEKSKIEVTSQLKPNGLIELCVTDYGIGIPKEIQSKLFDFREKISRRGTKGERGTGLGLSLCREIVQFHGGELKIESPIKASGKKKKADKSSGGTKIFFTLKIAVPKVFISDSLVNKQIEKILKGELRNYKIQIGNVSKELKSIEREYYSLIILDNRNNGSTDELKKIKKWHQTLQNIWIVDDSISASNDSDIKYLLQKEFAKELGNELHKYFFELKQQAALVEKKPK
- a CDS encoding ABC transporter permease, whose amino-acid sequence is MGSKTLSFLNEFGEISTLFFKIHFSMARVFRDRKLILKQMEHIGVDSLPLVFIIAIFTGAVSAWQAAYQLKGLAPLSFIGGATVRAVITELGPVLTGIVIAGRVGASIAAELGTMKVTEQIDALETMSINPIRYLAMPRYLAALIMMPILVIFADLIAVCGAYFVSNFFLGISFNVFFESVRSFFVFGDFVYGLVKATFFGAFTSLIGCHIGFKTEGGAEGVGLSTIRSFVLSAAIILILDYILWNLFI